One genomic window of Micromonospora sp. WMMD1128 includes the following:
- a CDS encoding DUF501 domain-containing protein, with product MNVVPPQDPAADSVPPPERQPATEADLAAVGAQLGRTPRGTRAVAHRCPCGLPDVVETTPRLADGTPFPTLFYLTCPRATAACSRLESAGLMKEMADRLAADPELAARYRAAHEDYLARREAIGEVPEIAGISAGGMPGRVKCLHVHMGHALGAGPGVNPLGDETLALVEKWWAAGPCVDVPTP from the coding sequence TTGAACGTCGTACCACCGCAGGATCCGGCGGCGGACTCCGTACCCCCGCCGGAGCGCCAGCCGGCCACCGAGGCCGACCTGGCCGCGGTGGGCGCGCAGCTCGGACGCACGCCGCGCGGCACCCGGGCGGTGGCCCACAGGTGCCCGTGCGGCCTGCCCGACGTGGTGGAGACGACGCCCCGGCTGGCCGACGGCACGCCGTTCCCGACGCTGTTCTATCTGACCTGCCCGCGTGCCACCGCGGCGTGCAGCCGGCTGGAGTCGGCCGGGCTGATGAAGGAGATGGCCGACCGGCTCGCCGCGGACCCGGAGCTGGCCGCCCGCTACCGGGCCGCGCACGAGGACTATCTGGCCCGCCGGGAGGCGATCGGCGAGGTGCCGGAGATCGCCGGCATCTCCGCCGGTGGGATGCCCGGCCGGGTGAAGTGCCTGCACGTGCACATGGGCCACGCGCTCGGCGCCGGGCCGGGGGTCAATCCGCTCGGCGACGAGACGCTGGCGCTGGTGGAGAAGTGGTGGGCCGCCGGCCCCTGCGTGGACGTCCCCACACCGTGA
- a CDS encoding DUF4129 domain-containing protein produces MDFGVLRRWWPVAAVAALLAVAALAAGHSAIGASRIPPGVPYAPKYPSPEAVPSIRIEPREVGEPSSGGVPDWLGTAAVALLSAIVLAGVGYALWSIVRTLPRRRTRAVATRRTRRTAEGTAREVVAALDAGLEELDDRSTDPRTAVIACWVRLEEAAEDAGVPRQTGDTPTDLVSRLLRGDPAAGIPAIASADVLDGFAHVYREARYATHAVDERMRDQARAALRRLRGELTSVAGPV; encoded by the coding sequence ATGGATTTCGGCGTGCTGCGCAGGTGGTGGCCGGTCGCGGCGGTGGCGGCCCTGCTCGCGGTCGCCGCGCTCGCCGCCGGTCACTCCGCCATCGGGGCCAGCCGGATCCCGCCCGGCGTCCCGTACGCGCCGAAATATCCGTCGCCCGAGGCGGTGCCCTCGATCCGGATCGAGCCTCGGGAAGTGGGCGAGCCCTCCTCGGGCGGAGTGCCCGACTGGCTGGGCACCGCCGCCGTGGCGCTGCTGTCCGCGATCGTGTTGGCCGGTGTCGGCTACGCGCTGTGGAGCATCGTCCGCACCCTGCCGCGCCGCCGGACCCGCGCGGTGGCGACGAGGCGCACCCGGCGTACCGCCGAGGGCACCGCGCGCGAGGTGGTGGCGGCCCTGGACGCCGGCCTGGAGGAACTGGACGACAGGTCCACCGACCCGCGGACCGCGGTGATCGCCTGCTGGGTGCGGCTGGAGGAGGCCGCCGAGGACGCCGGTGTGCCCCGGCAGACCGGGGACACCCCGACCGACCTGGTCAGCCGGCTGCTGCGCGGCGACCCGGCGGCCGGCATCCCGGCGATCGCCAGCGCCGATGTGCTGGACGGCTTCGCACACGTCTACCGGGAGGCCCGCTACGCCACCCACGCGGTCGACGAGCGCATGCGGGACCAGGCCCGGGCCGCGCTGCGGCGGCTGCGGGGCGAGCTGACAAGCGTGGCGGGTCCGGTATGA
- a CDS encoding DUF58 domain-containing protein, with the protein MDARAEPAGGWAPTWALGRAVLLTGVLIVAAVLLGRIDLVVLATPFALGTAYALRRRPAVQPELELSVGDTHLVEGAPMAATVAVANPDLIGYDMAVVRTRMSPWLRVEQVGFGGAAVDVSRSGGADRPFVTSVPPGSAVDLELTGAALRWGRHPVGPAGVRVAAADGLLVSRAVITDAIRARVYPRTEPFDAVEAMPRAAGLVGGHRSRRPGESGELAGVRVFAPGDRLRRIDWRVSLRARQLHVAATLSDRDAEVVVLLDVLAEAGRSGGVRGPASVLDTTVRAAAAIAEHYLHRGDRVALLEYGPAARRLRPATGRRQYLTVLEWLLDVHAESSPHEPYDQVFGPQVLSSDALVVVLTPLLDERSAQMLARLARGGRFVVAVDTLPAELPVPKDRGWAEVAYRLWRLDRDTMIGQLREHGVPVVRWAGAGSLDEVLRDVARLATAPRVGGR; encoded by the coding sequence ATGGACGCGCGGGCCGAGCCGGCGGGGGGCTGGGCGCCCACCTGGGCGCTCGGCCGGGCCGTGCTGCTCACCGGCGTGCTGATCGTCGCGGCCGTGCTGCTCGGCCGGATCGACCTGGTGGTGCTGGCCACGCCGTTCGCGCTCGGCACCGCGTACGCGCTGCGCCGCCGCCCAGCCGTCCAGCCCGAGCTGGAGCTGAGCGTCGGGGACACCCACCTGGTCGAGGGCGCGCCGATGGCCGCCACGGTGGCGGTCGCCAACCCGGACCTGATCGGGTACGACATGGCGGTGGTGCGGACCCGGATGTCCCCGTGGCTGCGGGTGGAACAGGTCGGCTTCGGTGGCGCCGCGGTGGACGTGAGCCGCTCCGGCGGCGCGGACCGGCCGTTCGTCACCTCCGTCCCCCCGGGCAGCGCGGTCGACCTGGAACTGACCGGCGCCGCGCTGCGCTGGGGCCGGCACCCGGTCGGCCCGGCCGGTGTCCGGGTCGCCGCCGCCGACGGGCTGCTCGTCTCCCGGGCGGTGATCACCGACGCGATCCGGGCCCGGGTCTATCCGCGCACCGAGCCGTTCGACGCGGTCGAGGCGATGCCCCGGGCCGCCGGGCTGGTCGGCGGGCACCGGTCCCGGCGGCCGGGGGAGAGCGGCGAGCTGGCCGGCGTACGCGTCTTCGCGCCCGGGGACCGGCTGCGCCGGATCGACTGGCGGGTGTCGTTGCGGGCCCGCCAACTGCACGTCGCGGCCACCCTCTCCGACCGGGACGCCGAGGTGGTGGTGCTGCTGGACGTGCTGGCCGAGGCGGGCCGGTCCGGCGGCGTACGCGGACCGGCGTCGGTGCTCGACACCACCGTCCGGGCCGCCGCCGCGATCGCCGAGCACTACCTGCACCGGGGCGACCGGGTGGCGCTGCTGGAGTACGGTCCGGCCGCCCGGCGACTGCGCCCGGCCACCGGCCGGCGGCAATACCTGACGGTGCTGGAGTGGCTGCTCGACGTGCACGCCGAGTCCTCCCCGCACGAGCCGTACGACCAGGTGTTCGGCCCGCAGGTGCTCTCCTCGGACGCGCTCGTGGTGGTGCTCACGCCGCTGCTCGACGAACGGTCGGCGCAGATGCTCGCCCGACTGGCGCGTGGTGGCCGGTTCGTGGTCGCGGTGGACACGCTGCCGGCCGAGCTGCCCGTGCCGAAGGACCGGGGCTGGGCCGAGGTGGCGTACCGGCTGTGGCGGCTGGACCGGGACACGATGATCGGCCAGCTCCGCGAGCACGGCGTGCCGGTGGTGCGGTGGGCCGGCGCGGGCAGCCTGGACGAGGTGCTGCGCGACGTGGCCCGCCTGGCCACCGCCCCCCGGGTGGGGGGCCGGTGA
- a CDS encoding NAD(P)/FAD-dependent oxidoreductase translates to MNPKRILVVGAGHVGLYAALRLSKKLSSREAEVVVVDPQPHMTYQPFLPEASAGNISPRHAVVPLRRELRKCTVVAGTVTRIDHHRKTAVVQPISGPAREIPYDHVVVAPGSVSRTLPIPGLHENGIGFKTIGEAIFLRNHVLDRLDVAAATTDPEVRRRALTFTFVGGGYAGIEALAEMEDMARDALRYYPELTPAEMRWVLVEATQRVLPEVDRDMGAYTVQQLMKRNMDIRLDTRLESCVDGVVRLSDGDSFPSDTIVWTAGVKPSPMLDATDLPRDERRRVTCLPTLQVVDGDRVVDGAWSAGDCAAVPDLTKEPGNFCSPSAQHAVRQAARMADNIANVVRGREPVDYKHKHVGSVASLGLHKGVAQVYGIKMTGWPAWFMHRTYHMSRIPSLNRKVRVVVDWSLAFFLKREVVALGQLHDPREEFAEASAPPVGATRG, encoded by the coding sequence GTGAATCCGAAGCGGATCCTTGTCGTGGGTGCCGGGCACGTCGGCCTGTACGCCGCTCTGCGCCTGTCCAAGAAGCTGAGCTCGCGTGAGGCCGAGGTCGTCGTCGTCGACCCGCAGCCGCACATGACGTACCAGCCGTTCCTCCCGGAGGCCTCGGCGGGCAACATCTCCCCTCGGCACGCTGTGGTGCCGCTGCGGCGGGAGTTGCGCAAGTGCACGGTGGTGGCCGGCACGGTCACCCGGATCGACCACCACCGCAAGACCGCGGTGGTGCAGCCGATCAGCGGCCCGGCCCGGGAGATCCCGTACGACCACGTGGTGGTCGCCCCCGGCTCGGTCTCCCGCACCCTGCCGATCCCCGGCCTGCACGAGAACGGCATCGGGTTCAAGACCATCGGCGAGGCCATCTTCCTGCGCAACCACGTGCTGGACCGGCTCGACGTGGCGGCGGCCACCACCGACCCGGAGGTCCGCCGCCGGGCGCTGACGTTCACCTTCGTCGGCGGCGGCTACGCCGGCATCGAGGCGCTCGCCGAGATGGAGGACATGGCCCGCGACGCGCTGCGCTACTACCCGGAGCTGACGCCGGCGGAGATGCGTTGGGTGCTCGTCGAGGCGACCCAGCGGGTGCTGCCCGAGGTCGACCGGGACATGGGCGCCTACACGGTGCAGCAGCTGATGAAGCGGAACATGGACATCCGGCTGGACACCCGGCTGGAGTCCTGCGTCGACGGGGTGGTCAGGCTCTCCGACGGGGACAGCTTCCCCTCCGACACGATCGTCTGGACCGCCGGCGTGAAGCCGTCGCCGATGCTTGACGCGACGGACCTCCCGCGCGACGAGCGCCGCCGGGTCACCTGCCTCCCGACGCTCCAGGTCGTCGACGGCGACCGGGTGGTCGACGGCGCGTGGAGCGCCGGTGACTGCGCCGCCGTGCCGGACCTGACCAAGGAGCCGGGCAACTTCTGTTCGCCGAGCGCGCAGCACGCGGTGCGGCAGGCGGCCCGGATGGCCGACAACATCGCCAACGTGGTTCGTGGGCGCGAGCCGGTCGACTACAAGCACAAGCACGTCGGCAGCGTCGCCAGCCTCGGCCTGCACAAGGGCGTGGCGCAGGTATACGGCATCAAGATGACCGGCTGGCCGGCGTGGTTCATGCACCGGACGTACCACATGTCGCGGATCCCCTCGCTCAACCGCAAGGTCCGGGTGGTGGTCGACTGGTCGCTGGCGTTCTTCCTCAAGCGTGAGGTGGTCGCCCTGGGCCAGTTGCACGACCCGCGCGAGGAGTTCGCCGAGGCGTCCGCCCCGCCGGTCGGCGCTACGCGGGGCTGA
- a CDS encoding amino-acid N-acetyltransferase has product MTTVEQVTIRRARTADVRGIRRLVDTYTDDRRLLSKATVTLYEDVQEFRVAVTPDGTVVGCGALHVMWEDLAEIRTVAVDPSCRGHRLGHRIVGELIDAARELGVARIFVLTFETGFFGAFGFREIDGAPVPQPVYEQLLRSYDEGVAEFLDLERVKPNTLGNTRMLLRL; this is encoded by the coding sequence GTGACCACCGTCGAGCAGGTCACGATCCGCCGCGCCCGGACCGCCGACGTACGCGGCATCCGCCGGCTGGTGGACACCTACACCGACGACCGGCGGCTGCTCAGCAAGGCCACCGTCACGCTCTACGAGGACGTGCAGGAGTTCCGGGTGGCGGTGACGCCGGACGGGACGGTGGTCGGCTGCGGCGCGCTGCACGTCATGTGGGAGGACCTGGCCGAGATCCGCACCGTGGCGGTGGACCCGTCCTGCCGGGGGCACCGGCTCGGGCACCGGATCGTCGGCGAGCTGATCGACGCGGCGCGGGAGCTGGGCGTCGCCCGGATCTTCGTGCTCACGTTCGAGACCGGCTTCTTCGGCGCGTTCGGCTTCCGCGAGATCGACGGCGCCCCGGTCCCGCAGCCCGTCTACGAGCAGCTCCTGCGCTCCTACGACGAAGGTGTCGCCGAGTTCCTCGACCTGGAACGGGTCAAGCCCAACACCCTCGGCAACACCCGCATGCTGCTGCGCCTCTGA
- a CDS encoding MoxR family ATPase, translated as MNDVDRSMPPAEVGRLARAVLDAVGTVVVGKRDALELVLAGILAGGHVLLEDLPGLGKTLTARCFAQALGLDFRRLQFTPDLLPADVTGSFLYDQSSGDFSFRAGPLFTNLLLADEINRTPPKTQSALLEAMQEKQVSVEGVTYRLDEPFHVLATANPIEYEGTYPLPEAQLDRFLLRVSFGYPTHDEEWDVLRRRIARRREEAEIKPVVDAGTLRAMQAALEDVVVEDSIGRYIVSLTAATREHPSVLVGASPRGSLALLLLSRTRAVLANRDYVVPEDVKAVAAPALAHRITLRPEMWLRRVDPAFVVGEVLESTPAPASGALPSYAAGR; from the coding sequence ATGAACGACGTGGACCGGAGCATGCCCCCCGCCGAGGTGGGCCGGCTCGCCCGGGCCGTCCTGGACGCGGTCGGCACCGTCGTGGTCGGCAAGCGCGACGCGCTGGAACTGGTGCTGGCGGGCATCCTCGCCGGCGGCCACGTGCTGCTGGAGGACCTGCCCGGCCTGGGCAAGACACTCACCGCGCGGTGCTTCGCGCAGGCGCTCGGGCTTGACTTCCGCCGGCTCCAGTTCACCCCCGACCTGCTGCCCGCCGACGTCACCGGCTCCTTCCTCTACGACCAGAGCAGCGGCGACTTCTCCTTCCGGGCCGGCCCGCTCTTCACCAACCTGCTGCTCGCCGACGAGATCAACCGGACGCCGCCGAAGACCCAGTCGGCGCTGCTGGAGGCGATGCAGGAGAAGCAGGTCTCGGTGGAGGGCGTGACCTACCGGCTGGACGAGCCGTTCCACGTGCTCGCCACCGCCAACCCGATCGAATACGAGGGCACCTACCCGCTGCCCGAGGCGCAGCTCGACCGGTTCCTGCTGCGTGTCTCCTTCGGCTACCCGACGCACGACGAGGAGTGGGACGTGCTGCGCCGGCGGATCGCCCGCCGCCGCGAGGAGGCCGAGATCAAGCCGGTGGTGGACGCCGGCACGCTACGCGCCATGCAGGCCGCGCTCGAGGACGTGGTCGTCGAGGACTCGATCGGCCGGTACATCGTGTCGCTCACCGCGGCCACCCGGGAACACCCGTCGGTGCTCGTCGGCGCGTCGCCGCGCGGCTCGCTGGCGCTGCTGCTGCTGTCCCGCACGCGCGCGGTGCTCGCCAACCGGGACTACGTGGTGCCGGAGGACGTGAAGGCGGTGGCCGCGCCCGCGCTGGCGCACCGGATCACGCTGCGGCCGGAGATGTGGCTGCGCCGGGTGGACCCGGCGTTCGTCGTCGGTGAGGTGCTCGAGTCGACGCCCGCCCCGGCCAGCGGCGCGCTGCCCAGCTACGCCGCCGGGCGCTGA
- a CDS encoding dienelactone hydrolase family protein produces the protein MGEMVSFTGNGGTSEGYLAIPSGGAASPAVIVIQDWWGLVPHVRAVVDRFAEAGFVALAPDFRHGGPAVKPTEPRQMLNSTQMDEAASDIAAAAEYLANRPEVAGKVGCAGFCAGASLALWSGTSSERIVATAGFYPRLPWEGMPADSDDWAGYAGKAALIHCSEADGLSAADGVQGVRRSIEAAGGTCQTFDYPGTAHAFFNEDRPEHFDQRAAATAWARTLELFRAKLG, from the coding sequence ATGGGCGAAATGGTGAGCTTCACCGGCAACGGGGGAACGAGCGAGGGGTATCTCGCGATACCCTCCGGCGGTGCGGCCAGCCCGGCGGTCATCGTCATACAGGACTGGTGGGGGCTGGTGCCCCACGTCCGGGCCGTGGTCGACCGGTTCGCCGAGGCCGGCTTCGTCGCCCTCGCCCCCGACTTCCGGCACGGCGGCCCGGCCGTCAAGCCGACCGAGCCCCGGCAGATGTTGAACAGCACACAGATGGACGAGGCGGCGAGCGACATCGCCGCCGCCGCCGAATACCTCGCCAACCGGCCCGAGGTCGCCGGCAAGGTGGGCTGCGCCGGATTCTGCGCGGGCGCCAGCCTGGCCCTGTGGTCCGGCACGTCCTCCGAGCGGATCGTCGCCACCGCCGGCTTCTACCCGCGGCTGCCCTGGGAGGGCATGCCCGCCGACAGCGACGACTGGGCCGGTTACGCCGGCAAGGCCGCCCTCATCCACTGTTCCGAGGCGGACGGCCTGTCCGCCGCCGACGGGGTGCAGGGCGTACGCCGGTCCATCGAGGCAGCCGGCGGCACCTGCCAGACGTTCGACTACCCGGGCACCGCGCACGCGTTCTTCAACGAGGACCGGCCGGAGCACTTCGACCAGCGGGCCGCCGCCACCGCGTGGGCCCGCACGCTGGAACTGTTCCGGGCGAAGCTTGGCTGA
- a CDS encoding Bax inhibitor-1/YccA family protein: MKSSNPVLARLGQAAERERATGYAQPGPYGQPGYPQQYPPQQPYPGAYGQPVAPPAVTPMTIDDVVVKTVLMLALLGAAGAAAWVLVPDSLAGVAWIGAAVVGLVLGLIISFSRIANPALVVAYSIVEGVFVGLVSKAFESAYNGIVLQAVAASFGVFFLMAIIYKARIIRATPKFARIMMAIIAGLFGVMLVNLVLSLFGVNTHLRDGSPLAIGFSLVCIVVASLSFVLNFAQIEEGVRMGLPQRYAWTAAFGIVVGLVWLYLEILRLLSYLQGDD, translated from the coding sequence GTGAAGTCCTCGAACCCGGTGCTCGCCCGGCTCGGCCAGGCGGCCGAGCGTGAGCGGGCGACCGGGTACGCCCAGCCCGGGCCGTACGGTCAGCCCGGATACCCCCAGCAGTACCCGCCGCAGCAGCCCTACCCGGGCGCCTACGGCCAGCCGGTGGCCCCACCCGCCGTGACCCCGATGACCATCGACGACGTCGTGGTCAAGACGGTCCTCATGCTCGCCCTGCTCGGCGCCGCGGGTGCCGCGGCGTGGGTGCTCGTGCCGGACTCCCTGGCCGGCGTGGCCTGGATCGGCGCCGCGGTGGTCGGCCTGGTGCTCGGCCTGATCATCTCGTTCTCCCGGATCGCCAACCCGGCGCTCGTGGTGGCCTACTCGATCGTCGAGGGCGTCTTCGTCGGCCTGGTCAGCAAGGCGTTCGAGTCGGCCTACAACGGCATCGTGCTCCAGGCGGTGGCGGCCAGCTTCGGCGTCTTCTTCCTGATGGCCATCATCTACAAGGCGCGCATCATCCGGGCCACCCCGAAGTTCGCCCGGATCATGATGGCGATCATCGCCGGCCTGTTCGGCGTCATGCTCGTCAACCTGGTGCTGTCGCTGTTCGGCGTGAACACGCACCTGCGCGACGGCAGCCCGCTCGCGATCGGCTTCAGCCTGGTCTGCATCGTGGTGGCGTCGCTGAGCTTCGTGCTCAACTTCGCGCAGATCGAGGAGGGGGTCCGGATGGGCCTCCCGCAGCGCTACGCCTGGACGGCCGCGTTCGGCATCGTGGTCGGCCTGGTCTGGCTCTACCTGGAGATCCTGCGGCTGCTCAGCTACCTCCAGGGTGACGACTGA
- a CDS encoding uracil-DNA glycosylase has product MVSRAARATDLADLDGAVSDCFACPRLVAWREEVARVKRAAFRDQDYWGRPVPGLGPPDARIAILGLAPAAHGGNRTGRIFTGDRSGDVLFAALHRAGLANQPTSVAADDGLTLRDTRIFAAVRCAPPDNKPTPAERDTCAPWLHREVELVRPTLRVVVALGAFAWAAWWPVLRQVYGQRPPTPRPAFGHGAHWSGESVPAVLGCYHVSQQNTFTGRLTPSMLDDVFTRAKHLSGVD; this is encoded by the coding sequence GTGGTCTCCCGCGCGGCGCGGGCGACCGACCTGGCCGACCTCGACGGCGCGGTCAGCGACTGCTTCGCCTGCCCCCGACTGGTGGCGTGGCGCGAGGAGGTGGCCCGGGTCAAGCGGGCCGCGTTCCGCGACCAGGACTACTGGGGGCGGCCGGTCCCCGGCCTCGGCCCGCCGGACGCGCGGATCGCGATCCTCGGCCTGGCACCGGCCGCGCACGGCGGCAACCGCACCGGCCGGATCTTCACCGGCGACCGCTCCGGTGACGTCCTCTTCGCCGCGCTGCACCGGGCCGGGCTGGCCAACCAGCCGACGAGCGTCGCCGCCGACGACGGCCTGACGCTGCGGGACACCCGCATCTTCGCCGCCGTGCGCTGCGCGCCGCCGGACAACAAACCCACCCCGGCCGAGCGGGACACCTGCGCGCCGTGGCTGCACCGCGAGGTCGAGTTGGTACGCCCCACGCTGCGCGTCGTGGTCGCCCTCGGCGCGTTCGCGTGGGCCGCGTGGTGGCCGGTGCTACGCCAGGTGTACGGACAGCGCCCGCCCACACCGCGACCGGCGTTCGGGCATGGGGCACACTGGTCCGGCGAGTCCGTGCCGGCGGTGCTCGGCTGCTATCACGTCAGCCAACAGAACACGTTCACCGGCCGGCTCACGCCCTCGATGCTGGACGACGTGTTCACCCGGGCGAAGCACCTGTCCGGGGTGGACTGA
- a CDS encoding CYTH and CHAD domain-containing protein, with amino-acid sequence MATVVERERKFSGDDGFQLPDLTGCGGVATVSDATALELDAVYWDTDDLRLLRSGHALRRRTGGHDAGWHLKVGAVGGARVEHQFPAGASGAGPPAELAALIRGASRGRPVAPAARVVNHRRERRLLASDGRVLAEVAEDDVRSEDLLDGTTQSWYEVEVELVDGDEDLLDAVAVRLSGAGAHEVPVSKSHRAVAHRLARFDTRPPADAAGPVIGYAREQRDTIVANHAAAYQGDEDAVHDMRVAVRRLRATLRTFRGLWARRESEAVRAELRWLGGELGAVRDHQVMAGRLAAAVHELPDDLVLGPVAARTGERFAADLAEATTALRAALDSDRYPELLTRLDRLLDGPAREVDSRWTARRVRRAVRRADERLDRALAGGGPAGDAALHEARKKYKAARYAAEVREPAVGKPATRLVKRFKRLQDLLGTHQDSVVTREVLLRHALRAYAEGENTFTYGLLHARQAETAGHDLPAVLRARDRARRRKVRRWLTR; translated from the coding sequence ATGGCGACCGTCGTGGAACGCGAGCGCAAGTTCTCCGGCGATGATGGTTTCCAACTGCCCGACCTGACGGGGTGCGGTGGCGTCGCGACGGTGTCCGACGCCACCGCCCTGGAACTGGACGCCGTCTACTGGGACACCGACGACCTGCGGCTGCTCCGCAGCGGCCACGCGCTGCGGCGGCGTACCGGCGGGCACGACGCCGGCTGGCACCTGAAGGTGGGCGCGGTCGGTGGCGCGCGGGTGGAGCACCAGTTCCCGGCCGGCGCGTCCGGCGCCGGCCCGCCGGCCGAGCTGGCCGCGCTGATCCGGGGCGCGTCCCGGGGCCGCCCGGTGGCCCCGGCGGCCCGGGTCGTCAACCACCGCCGGGAGCGGCGGCTGCTGGCCTCCGACGGCCGGGTGCTGGCCGAGGTCGCCGAGGACGACGTCCGGTCCGAGGACCTGCTCGACGGCACCACGCAGAGCTGGTACGAAGTCGAGGTCGAGCTGGTCGACGGCGACGAGGACCTGCTCGACGCGGTGGCCGTCCGGCTGTCCGGGGCCGGCGCCCACGAGGTGCCGGTCAGCAAGTCGCACCGAGCGGTCGCGCACCGGCTCGCGCGCTTCGACACCCGGCCGCCCGCCGACGCGGCCGGGCCGGTCATCGGGTACGCCCGGGAGCAGCGCGACACGATCGTCGCCAACCACGCGGCGGCGTACCAGGGGGACGAGGACGCGGTCCACGACATGCGCGTGGCGGTCCGACGGCTCCGGGCCACGCTGCGCACGTTCCGCGGCCTGTGGGCCCGGCGGGAGAGCGAGGCGGTACGGGCCGAGCTGCGCTGGCTCGGTGGCGAGCTGGGCGCGGTGCGCGACCACCAGGTGATGGCCGGCCGGCTGGCCGCGGCGGTGCACGAGCTGCCGGACGATCTGGTGCTCGGTCCGGTCGCCGCGCGGACCGGCGAACGGTTCGCCGCCGACCTGGCGGAGGCGACCACCGCGTTGCGGGCCGCGCTGGACTCCGACCGCTACCCCGAGCTGCTGACCCGCCTGGACCGGCTGCTCGACGGCCCGGCGCGCGAGGTCGACAGTCGTTGGACAGCCCGCCGGGTACGCCGCGCGGTGCGCCGCGCCGACGAGCGGCTGGACCGGGCGCTCGCCGGTGGCGGCCCGGCCGGCGACGCCGCCCTGCACGAGGCGCGCAAGAAGTACAAGGCGGCCCGGTACGCGGCGGAGGTGCGCGAGCCCGCCGTCGGGAAGCCGGCCACCCGCCTGGTGAAGCGGTTCAAGCGGCTCCAGGACCTGCTCGGCACGCACCAGGATTCGGTGGTGACCCGGGAGGTGCTGCTCCGCCACGCGCTCCGGGCGTACGCCGAGGGCGAGAACACGTTCACCTACGGCCTGTTGCACGCCCGCCAGGCCGAGACCGCCGGGCACGACCTGCCGGCGGTGCTGCGGGCGCGGGACCGGGCCCGGCGGCGCAAGGTACGCCGCTGGCTGACCCGCTGA
- a CDS encoding PadR family transcriptional regulator: MDATQLLKGVLDLAVLAVLKDEDGYGYDILRRLREAGLTEVGDASVYGTLRRLFAGGLLTTYVVPSESGPHRKYYSLNAAGRDQLTRSGKTWRSFATTMDALLDDRGMAA; the protein is encoded by the coding sequence GTGGATGCGACGCAACTCCTCAAGGGTGTCCTCGATCTCGCCGTGCTCGCCGTGCTCAAGGACGAGGACGGCTACGGCTACGACATCCTCCGCCGGCTGCGCGAGGCCGGCCTGACCGAGGTCGGCGACGCCTCGGTCTACGGCACCCTGCGCCGGCTCTTCGCGGGCGGCCTGCTGACCACCTACGTGGTGCCGAGCGAATCCGGGCCGCACCGCAAGTACTACTCGTTGAACGCCGCCGGGCGGGACCAGCTCACCCGCTCCGGCAAGACCTGGCGCTCGTTCGCCACCACCATGGACGCACTGCTCGACGATCGGGGGATGGCGGCATGA
- a CDS encoding Ppx/GppA phosphatase family protein → MGAIDCGTNSIRLLIADLPDPSAGPSAPLVDVSRRMEIVRLGQGVDRTGTLAPEAIERTRVALADYAAEIEKAGVDRVRMCATSASRDASNADDFRTMVERTLGVPPEVVTGDEEARLSFTGAVRGLPADAEPPYLVVDIGGGSTEFVVGTRSGGVRGAISVDIGCVRMTERHLHGDPPGPAEIAAAEADIAAAVDRALAAVPGREAATLVGLAGSVTTVVALAEGLREYDPHRIHHARVPYARVASVTAYLLGATREQRLAEPVMHPGRADVIGAGALVLRIIMERAGMSSVVASEHDILDGIAWSLA, encoded by the coding sequence GTGGGGGCCATCGACTGCGGGACCAACTCGATCCGACTGCTGATCGCCGACCTGCCGGATCCGTCCGCCGGGCCGTCGGCGCCGCTCGTGGACGTCAGCCGGCGGATGGAGATCGTGCGGCTGGGCCAGGGCGTGGACCGCACCGGCACGCTCGCGCCCGAGGCGATCGAGCGGACCCGGGTGGCGCTCGCCGACTACGCCGCCGAGATCGAAAAGGCGGGCGTCGACCGGGTGCGGATGTGCGCCACCTCGGCCTCCCGCGACGCCTCCAACGCCGACGACTTCCGGACCATGGTCGAGCGGACGCTCGGCGTACCGCCGGAGGTGGTGACCGGCGACGAGGAGGCCCGCCTCTCGTTCACCGGCGCGGTGCGCGGCCTGCCCGCCGACGCCGAGCCGCCGTACCTGGTGGTCGACATCGGCGGCGGCTCCACCGAGTTCGTGGTCGGCACCCGCTCCGGTGGCGTGCGCGGGGCGATCTCGGTGGACATCGGCTGCGTCCGGATGACCGAACGGCACCTGCACGGCGACCCGCCCGGCCCGGCCGAGATCGCCGCCGCCGAGGCGGACATCGCGGCGGCGGTGGACCGGGCGCTCGCCGCCGTGCCCGGCCGGGAGGCGGCCACGCTCGTCGGGCTCGCCGGTTCGGTCACCACAGTGGTCGCCCTGGCCGAAGGGCTCCGGGAGTACGACCCGCACCGCATCCACCACGCCCGGGTGCCGTACGCCCGGGTGGCGTCGGTGACCGCCTACCTGCTCGGCGCCACCCGGGAGCAGCGGCTGGCCGAGCCGGTGATGCACCCCGGTCGGGCGGACGTGATCGGCGCGGGCGCGCTGGTGCTGCGCATCATCATGGAGCGGGCCGGCATGTCGTCGGTGGTCGCCTCCGAACACGACATCCTCGACGGCATCGCCTGGAGCCTCGCGTAG